A section of the Flavobacterium sp. CG_23.5 genome encodes:
- the purL gene encoding phosphoribosylformylglycinamidine synthase, which yields MIHFFENQSKTVFAVQTQNEISAQDISKLNWLFADSNKIEKSVLTDFFVGPRAAMVTPWSTNAVEITQNMAISGIIRIEEFHYAAADAEDFDPMLSQKYSELNQVIFTIDIAPEAILEIDDIAAYNKKEGLSLSPEEVEYLNDLAIKLGRKLTDSEIFGFSQANSEHCRHKIFNGKFVIDGVEKESSLFKMIKKTSLENPNDIVSAYKDNVAFVKGPRVEQFAPKSADKPDFYEVTEFDSVISLKAETHNFPTTVEPFNGAATGSGGEIRDRLAGGQGSLPMAGTAVYMTSYSRLEQNRPWENGMTERKWLYQTPMDILIKASNGASDFGNKFGQPLITGSILTFEHEEDARKLGFDKVIMQAGGIGYGKLDQAIKKTPQTGDKIVILGGENYRIGMGGAAVSSADTGAFNSGIELNAIQRSNPEMQKRVANAIRGLVESNENPIVSIHDHGAGGHLNCLSELVEDTGGLIDLDKLPVGDPTLSAKEIIGNESQERMGLVIGQKDIDTLQKIADRERAPMYQVGDVTGDHRFTFESKTTGAKPMDFALEDFFGSSPKVVMTDSTIDRKYADLDYNITNISTYLEQVLQLEAVACKDWLTNKVDRCVGGKVAKQQCAGPLQLPLNNCGVMALDYNGKEGIATSIGHSPVAALLDPVAGSRTAIAEALSNIVWAPIKNGLDGISLSANWMWACKNEGEDARLYAAVESCSNFAIELGINIPTGKDSLSMKQKYPNEEVIAPGTVIISAGGNCTDIRKVVEPVLQKDGGSIYYINLSQDEYKLGGSSFAQTLNTIGKDAPTIKDAAFFKRAFNTIQELILEDNILAGHDIGSGGLITTLLEMCFADTNLGAKIDFSPEASGFEEKDIIKYLFAENIGIVFQAKSDAEVESKLEANKVTFYKLGKVVENGTLDLGHLTFDIPTYRDIWFKTSFLLDQKQSKNGMAQARFENYKNQPLNYTFPTHFTGKKAVIDNSKPRPKAAIIREKGSNSEREMANAMYLAGFDVKDVHMTDLISGRETLEDIQFIGAVGGFSNSDVLGSAKGWAGAFLYNEKAKTALDNFFKREDTLSVGICNGCQLFVELGLIHSEHEEMPKMLHNDSNKHESIFTSVKVQDNKSVMLSSLAGATLGVWVSHGEGKFELPLGEENYNIVAKYGYEGYPANPNGSHYDVAMLCDTTGRHLVMMPHIERSTFQWNWAHYPKDRNDEVSPWHEAFVNARLWIDKI from the coding sequence ATGATCCATTTCTTTGAAAACCAAAGCAAAACTGTTTTTGCAGTACAAACGCAAAACGAAATTTCAGCTCAAGACATTTCAAAATTAAACTGGCTTTTTGCCGACTCAAATAAAATCGAAAAATCCGTACTGACGGATTTTTTTGTTGGTCCTCGTGCCGCAATGGTGACTCCATGGAGCACCAATGCCGTGGAAATTACCCAAAATATGGCGATTTCTGGAATCATCAGAATTGAGGAATTTCATTATGCTGCGGCTGATGCGGAGGATTTTGATCCTATGCTTTCTCAAAAATATTCCGAGTTGAATCAAGTTATTTTCACCATAGATATCGCACCGGAAGCAATTTTAGAAATTGATGATATTGCGGCATACAACAAAAAAGAAGGATTGTCTTTAAGTCCGGAAGAAGTAGAATACCTAAATGATTTAGCGATCAAACTAGGTAGAAAACTAACCGATTCTGAAATTTTTGGTTTCTCACAAGCCAACTCAGAGCACTGTCGTCACAAGATTTTTAATGGGAAATTTGTTATAGATGGTGTGGAAAAAGAATCTTCTTTATTCAAAATGATTAAGAAAACATCGTTAGAAAATCCTAATGATATCGTTTCAGCATATAAAGACAACGTTGCTTTTGTAAAAGGGCCTCGTGTAGAGCAATTTGCTCCAAAAAGTGCAGACAAACCTGATTTTTATGAAGTCACTGAATTTGATTCGGTTATATCCTTAAAAGCAGAAACACATAATTTCCCAACAACTGTCGAACCTTTCAATGGCGCCGCAACTGGTTCAGGTGGAGAAATTCGTGATCGTTTAGCAGGGGGACAAGGTTCTTTGCCTATGGCAGGAACAGCAGTTTATATGACTTCCTATTCTCGATTAGAACAAAACAGACCTTGGGAAAACGGAATGACCGAGAGAAAATGGTTGTACCAGACTCCAATGGATATTTTAATCAAAGCCTCTAACGGAGCATCTGATTTTGGAAACAAATTCGGACAACCGCTTATTACAGGTTCTATTCTGACTTTCGAACACGAAGAAGACGCACGCAAATTAGGTTTCGATAAAGTGATTATGCAAGCGGGCGGAATTGGTTACGGAAAATTAGATCAAGCCATTAAAAAAACACCACAAACGGGAGACAAAATCGTTATTCTGGGTGGAGAAAATTATAGAATCGGAATGGGTGGAGCTGCGGTTTCTTCTGCAGATACAGGTGCTTTTAATTCTGGTATCGAATTAAATGCAATCCAACGTTCGAATCCAGAAATGCAAAAAAGAGTAGCCAATGCCATTCGTGGATTGGTAGAAAGCAATGAAAACCCAATCGTTTCCATTCACGATCACGGTGCTGGAGGACATTTAAACTGTCTGTCAGAATTAGTGGAAGATACTGGTGGTTTAATTGATTTGGACAAATTGCCTGTGGGCGATCCTACACTTTCTGCAAAAGAAATCATCGGTAACGAGTCTCAAGAAAGAATGGGATTGGTTATTGGACAAAAAGATATTGACACCTTACAAAAAATTGCCGATAGAGAGCGTGCTCCTATGTACCAAGTAGGTGACGTGACCGGAGATCATCGTTTTACTTTCGAATCAAAAACTACAGGTGCTAAACCAATGGATTTTGCTTTGGAAGACTTTTTTGGAAGTTCCCCAAAAGTAGTTATGACAGATTCAACTATCGACCGAAAATATGCTGATTTAGATTATAACATCACAAATATATCAACCTACTTAGAACAAGTGCTTCAACTGGAAGCCGTGGCCTGTAAAGACTGGTTAACAAACAAAGTAGACCGTTGTGTGGGTGGTAAAGTAGCCAAGCAACAATGTGCCGGACCGTTGCAACTGCCGTTGAATAACTGCGGAGTAATGGCTTTGGATTATAACGGAAAAGAAGGAATAGCTACTTCTATCGGGCATTCGCCTGTAGCCGCTTTGCTTGATCCTGTTGCAGGAAGCAGAACCGCTATTGCTGAGGCTTTATCGAATATTGTTTGGGCTCCAATTAAAAATGGTTTAGACGGAATTTCACTTTCGGCAAACTGGATGTGGGCTTGTAAAAACGAAGGAGAAGATGCTCGTTTGTATGCCGCCGTAGAAAGTTGTTCAAATTTTGCAATTGAATTGGGGATAAATATTCCAACGGGAAAAGATTCACTTTCGATGAAACAAAAATATCCAAACGAAGAAGTAATTGCACCGGGAACGGTTATTATTTCAGCAGGTGGAAACTGTACCGATATCAGAAAAGTGGTAGAACCTGTTTTACAAAAAGACGGTGGTTCTATTTATTATATCAATTTATCGCAAGATGAATACAAACTGGGTGGTTCATCGTTTGCACAAACGTTGAACACAATAGGTAAGGACGCACCAACAATTAAAGATGCGGCCTTTTTCAAAAGAGCTTTCAATACCATTCAGGAATTAATCCTTGAAGACAATATTTTGGCGGGACACGACATAGGAAGTGGTGGTTTAATTACAACTTTATTAGAAATGTGTTTTGCTGATACTAATTTAGGAGCTAAAATAGATTTCTCTCCCGAAGCTTCGGGATTCGAAGAAAAAGATATCATCAAATATCTTTTTGCTGAAAATATCGGGATTGTTTTCCAAGCAAAATCAGATGCTGAAGTAGAATCTAAATTAGAAGCAAATAAAGTTACGTTCTACAAACTTGGAAAAGTGGTCGAAAACGGAACTTTAGACCTTGGACATTTGACTTTTGACATACCTACATACAGAGACATTTGGTTTAAAACTTCGTTTTTATTGGACCAAAAGCAATCTAAAAACGGAATGGCTCAGGCGCGTTTCGAGAATTATAAAAATCAACCTTTAAACTATACTTTTCCAACACATTTTACAGGAAAGAAAGCAGTAATCGACAATTCTAAACCACGTCCAAAAGCGGCTATTATTCGTGAAAAAGGAAGTAATTCCGAGCGTGAAATGGCGAATGCGATGTACTTAGCTGGTTTTGATGTCAAAGATGTTCACATGACTGATTTGATTTCGGGTCGTGAAACCTTGGAAGACATTCAGTTCATTGGTGCTGTGGGAGGATTCTCGAATTCGGATGTATTAGGTTCTGCCAAAGGTTGGGCGGGAGCCTTTTTATACAACGAAAAAGCAAAAACCGCTTTGGATAATTTCTTCAAACGTGAAGATACCTTGTCGGTAGGGATTTGTAACGGTTGCCAGTTATTTGTAGAATTGGGTTTAATTCATTCAGAGCATGAAGAAATGCCAAAAATGCTGCACAACGACAGTAATAAACACGAAAGTATTTTTACCTCTGTAAAAGTACAGGATAACAAATCGGTGATGCTATCTAGCTTGGCTGGAGCCACACTTGGAGTTTGGGTTTCGCATGGAGAAGGAAAATTTGAATTGCCTTTGGGCGAAGAAAATTACAATATCGTTGCCAAATACGGTTACGAAGGCTACCCTGCCAATCCAAACGGTTCTCATTATGATGTGGCGATGCTTTGCGACACCACAGGACGCCATTTAGTTATGATGCCTCACATTGAGCGTTCTACGTTCCAATGGAATTGGGCACATTACCCAAAAGATAGAAACGACGAAGTTTCGCCTTGGCATGAAGCCTTTGTGAATGCGAGATTGTGGATTGATAAAATCTAA